A window from Drosophila kikkawai strain 14028-0561.14 chromosome 2L, DkikHiC1v2, whole genome shotgun sequence encodes these proteins:
- the LOC108074514 gene encoding protein lifeguard 3, whose protein sequence is MACCGKRRDSRDSDMGMMIEDPSVRRRFIVKVLMIVAINLLFTSLFAAIPVFHRPTRMFFRRHWWLFIPAICVLMTIHILVCYCQKLFRRSPIKFILLAVYVLAHTVLLCLVVSRYQPKLIFAAFGICTAMVILLGLFAKFAPCDFTGCWIFVFVISVILMLLGILTFFFRIMLIIYAAVGIFAYSLFLVIDLQLLIGGKTHKNEYDEEDYIIAALQIYTDIIEIFKMLLICLGLLEM, encoded by the exons atggCGTGTTGTGGAAAAAGGAGAGACAGCAGAGACAGCGATATGGGGATGATGATCGAAGATCCTAGTGTCCGCAGAAGGTTTATCGTCAAGGTCTTAATGATAGTGGCG ATCAACTTGCTGTTTACCTCGCTGTTTGCCGCCATACCTGTGTTCCATCGGCCAACGAGGATGTTTTTCAGAAGACACTGGTGGCTATTCATACCTGCCATTTGTGTTTTGATGACAATCCACATTTTGGTCTGCTACTGCCAGAAGCTTTTTCGCAGGTCCCCGATTAAATTCATCTTGTTGGCCGTGTATGTCCTGGCCCACACTGTCTTACTGTGCTTGGTAGTGTCCCGGTATCAGCCTAAATTG ATTTTCGCTGCATTCGGCATCTGTACTGCCATGGTGATCTTGTTGGGTCTATTCGCCAAATTCGCGCCATGCGATTTTACAGGCTGCTGGATCTTCGTTTTCGTAATATCTGTCATCCTGATGCTACTGGGGATATTGACATTCTTCTTTCGAATAATGTTGATAATATATGCCGCCGTCGGTATATTTGCCTACTCCCTTTTCCTCGTAATAGACCTTCAATTGTTGATTGGCGGCAAGACGCACAAAAATGAATACGACGAGGAGGACTACATAATAGCCGCCTTGCAGATCTACACTGACATCATAGAGATCTTTAAAATGCTACTCATATGTTTGGGACTATTAGAAATGTAA
- the LOC108074523 gene encoding uncharacterized protein has translation MCEVQNMLNGLCQMFSDAKERRNLGMIQILEKVRCCECGHRKRLQKVRENQAMLCGVTATSPSTTRILIFVCFVLMILFCAYFIFMARRYNHVRAYGSNACGSSFFYSYSDCDVIC, from the coding sequence ATGTGCGAAGTACAGAATATGCTCAATGGCCTATGCCAAATGTTTAGCGATGCCAAGGAGCGACGAAACCTGGGGATGATCCAGATCCTAGAGAAGGTTCGCTGCTGCGAGTGTGGCCATAGGAAGCGTTTGCAAAAGGTCCGGGAGAACCAGGCTATGTTGTGCGGGGTAACTGCTACATCTCCATCTACAACCAGAATCCTGATCTTTGTTTGCTTCGTCCTAATGATCCTGTTTTGCGCATACTTCATCTTTATGGCCCGACGGTATAACCATGTGCGTGCCTATGGAAGCAATGCCTGCGGATCGTCCTTCTTCTACAGCTACAGCGATTGTGATGTGATTTGTTAG